In Dysgonomonadaceae bacterium zrk40, one genomic interval encodes:
- a CDS encoding hybrid sensor histidine kinase/response regulator, translating to MTTTQEKKKRILVVDDNTENIRVIGSILRQQGYNAGFAMDGQQALEILKGSIEEFDLMLLDVNMPGMNGFDVCREIRLMERFDELPVIFLTANTETAQIVEGFSSGGQDYVTKPFQADELLARISTHLELREKRALLKQMNELLNEKVRERTRELEESNQKLVRAYRELRKLDESKAVFLRLISHEINTPLNGVIGFADFLKEQLVSTEYFTMIEKLSESAHRLNDFAQSSLIITRMRTTPDEYGKTMIDLKDVVDDILISNRELVDKKNIRVDLFWNATDATIPANHELMTLCLNHLFRNALQHTPDNGSIAIACRTGDSRQILSFEDSGPGFSERSFENMFKPLSTADELIDNHKGLGLSIVKLIADFHEAGIQISNRPEGGARVELRFPKYEGSGIVS from the coding sequence ATGACAACAACACAGGAGAAAAAGAAAAGGATTCTGGTTGTGGACGACAACACTGAAAACATCCGGGTGATCGGCAGCATCCTGCGGCAACAGGGTTACAACGCCGGATTTGCCATGGATGGACAACAGGCTCTGGAGATCCTGAAAGGCAGCATTGAGGAGTTTGACCTGATGCTGCTCGATGTGAACATGCCGGGGATGAATGGCTTCGATGTGTGCCGTGAAATTCGTCTCATGGAACGGTTCGACGAGCTCCCGGTGATATTTCTCACCGCTAACACGGAGACGGCCCAAATCGTGGAGGGATTCAGCAGCGGGGGGCAGGACTACGTGACAAAGCCCTTTCAGGCGGACGAGTTGCTGGCGAGAATCAGTACCCACCTTGAGCTCAGGGAAAAGAGGGCGCTGCTAAAGCAGATGAACGAGCTGCTGAATGAGAAGGTGAGGGAGCGCACGCGGGAACTGGAGGAGTCGAACCAAAAGCTGGTGAGGGCTTATCGTGAGCTCCGGAAACTGGATGAATCGAAAGCGGTCTTCCTCCGCCTGATCAGCCACGAGATCAACACCCCCTTGAACGGGGTGATTGGCTTCGCCGATTTTTTAAAGGAACAGCTGGTGTCCACCGAATATTTCACGATGATCGAGAAACTGAGCGAGTCGGCACACCGGCTGAACGATTTTGCGCAGTCGAGCCTGATCATCACACGGATGCGCACGACACCCGATGAGTACGGCAAGACGATGATCGATCTTAAGGACGTGGTGGATGACATTCTGATCAGCAACCGTGAGCTGGTCGACAAGAAAAACATACGGGTAGATCTGTTCTGGAATGCAACCGATGCAACGATTCCCGCCAACCATGAGCTGATGACCCTCTGCCTCAACCACCTCTTCAGGAACGCCCTGCAGCACACGCCCGACAATGGATCCATTGCCATCGCATGTCGCACAGGGGACAGCCGGCAGATCCTCTCCTTCGAGGACAGCGGACCGGGCTTCTCTGAAAGATCATTCGAAAACATGTTCAAGCCCTTGTCTACAGCAGATGAACTAATTGACAACCACAAAGGCCTGGGGCTCTCCATCGTGAAGCTCATCGCCGATTTCCATGAGGCCGGCATCCAGATATCCAACAGACCGGAAGGGGGTGCAAGGGTTGAATTGCGATTTCCAAAATACGAAGGCTCCGGCATTGTGAGTTGA
- a CDS encoding PAS domain S-box protein, giving the protein MDTQTNTHLEFLLTTLDNLNDTILVVDHAGTVLYTNQGFDRLFKPLVGDIVDWTFDKMSSDFNAYTLNGQLLSHEQWPFARILKGEKVFQEQLKIKHNTDKNITLFIQVSGGPVKYAGAKQSYAIISVSDITAQQKSLRRLRESEEKLSLFIEHAPAALAMFDREMRYIAASKRWLEENKVSLKEIIGAVHYDVVPDIPEAWKKIHRRGLNGESLKNDDDKFVRQDGSIQYLKWEVIPWFNAEKEIGGVILITEDITARKQNEEEVRIAFTKYKTLFDSIPVGISISDSKGKIIETNSIAEELLGISEEEHKKRKINDRNWQIFRADGTIMPAKEYASVRAINSGKKVKNVEMGILKPDHNITWVNVTSAPFTLDDHGVIVAFNDITARKETEKKLIESEKRFATIFHNSPIPIAIIRLKDGEIILTNPSVTNLLGYTHEELIGNTTLTMGIWANTDDRREFIEKIQSHSRVYHMEAVLCMKSGEKRHALMWGELIEYYGEECILLEIIDIHEKKIQEEKIRLQNEKLNAILYSLPDKLFIHDEEGTFLEAYTTNPDGYMAPKESFLGKKISDIFPKEIAELNLSYLRKCLHKREPVSHEFSTDYKGTYSTFEVSIVPFMEKLAIRFVRDITKSKENEREISKLNKAIDKSPIAIVITDPKGTISYASRAFETITGYSNDEVLGENMRILKSGENSKQLYTKMWKSIESGKKWEGELINRKRDGKKYWESISITPLYEKEGQITGYLAVQQDITEKKKSEQKILELNSSLERRIAERTAELQENQDKLMLSQKISQMGIWEFNTKTDEVKWSEETYKIFERSPDKKPHSFKEFLDSIYPEDRERFVNSAYSMSMGENIITHTLRHYTDKGNLIWVKYYIKGDLKKGEAHQFLGTLLDITAEKKIQLQLQEAVHEAEEANKAKSIFLANMSHEIRTPLNAINGFSEILYNTIEDEKRRSQVASIRNSGRNLLRIINDILDLSKVEAGKIVIERKPINLMQVVGDVCGMFETTVAEKKLLLTIASDIDSTLPLLMDEIRLRQILFNLVGNAIKFTAEGGVTVDITHEQKEENLVDLKICISDTGMGISEDQLEAIFEPFVQQEGQAHKYYGGTGLGFTISRRMAEAMNGKITVQSTLNEGSEFTLIFRDIAKATYIPEKSEKSFHDYMETRFEESTILIVDDIEDNRKLLLDALEHTGARLLEAQNGLQAVETATKEKPDLILMDKRMPVMNGKKACKMLKENPATANIICIGVSATIRIGNDESASHQLFDENILKPISYEKLFEILIKYLKNTQQTTRPAPEKREALTAAEQEWSDALKQHAREELLPLYRQVMSTQLMDEMEDFGRG; this is encoded by the coding sequence ATGGACACTCAAACCAACACCCATCTTGAATTTCTCTTAACCACCCTCGACAACCTGAACGACACCATACTGGTTGTGGACCATGCAGGAACAGTGTTGTACACCAACCAGGGATTCGACCGCCTCTTCAAACCCCTGGTGGGCGACATCGTGGATTGGACATTCGACAAGATGAGCAGTGATTTCAATGCCTACACCCTGAACGGGCAGCTTCTCTCCCACGAACAGTGGCCCTTCGCCAGGATACTGAAAGGTGAGAAAGTCTTCCAGGAACAATTGAAGATCAAACACAACACGGACAAAAACATCACGCTTTTCATCCAAGTGAGCGGGGGACCGGTCAAATATGCCGGTGCGAAGCAGAGCTACGCGATCATCTCGGTCAGCGACATCACAGCGCAGCAGAAAAGCTTACGGCGACTGCGGGAAAGCGAAGAGAAACTGAGCCTCTTCATCGAGCACGCTCCGGCAGCACTGGCCATGTTCGACCGCGAGATGAGATACATCGCCGCCAGCAAACGGTGGTTGGAGGAGAATAAAGTCTCACTGAAAGAGATTATCGGAGCTGTGCACTATGATGTTGTACCTGATATACCGGAAGCATGGAAGAAGATTCACCGCAGGGGATTGAACGGTGAGTCTCTCAAGAATGATGATGACAAGTTTGTAAGACAGGACGGATCGATACAATACCTGAAATGGGAAGTCATACCATGGTTCAATGCAGAAAAGGAAATTGGTGGAGTCATCCTTATTACTGAAGATATCACTGCAAGGAAACAGAATGAAGAAGAGGTCCGGATTGCTTTTACAAAATACAAGACACTCTTCGACAGTATCCCGGTAGGGATATCGATTTCAGACAGCAAAGGAAAAATCATCGAAACCAATTCTATCGCGGAAGAGTTATTGGGAATATCGGAAGAGGAACATAAGAAACGAAAAATAAATGACAGGAACTGGCAAATATTTCGCGCCGACGGTACCATCATGCCGGCAAAGGAGTATGCCAGTGTCAGGGCCATCAACTCAGGCAAAAAGGTGAAGAATGTGGAGATGGGCATCCTTAAACCAGATCACAACATCACATGGGTCAATGTAACTTCAGCACCGTTCACGCTTGATGATCACGGTGTTATAGTAGCTTTTAACGACATAACCGCACGGAAAGAGACAGAGAAAAAGCTAATTGAGAGTGAGAAACGATTCGCCACCATCTTCCATAACAGCCCCATCCCCATCGCGATCATCAGGCTGAAAGATGGAGAAATTATTCTTACCAATCCCTCCGTGACCAATCTCCTTGGATATACCCATGAGGAACTGATCGGAAACACCACTCTAACAATGGGAATCTGGGCAAACACAGATGATCGCCGTGAATTTATTGAAAAGATCCAATCGCATTCCAGAGTCTACCATATGGAGGCTGTTTTATGCATGAAGTCAGGCGAAAAACGGCACGCACTGATGTGGGGAGAGCTGATTGAGTACTATGGAGAGGAGTGCATCCTGCTTGAAATCATCGATATCCATGAGAAGAAAATCCAGGAAGAGAAAATCAGGCTGCAGAACGAAAAGCTAAATGCCATCTTGTATTCACTCCCCGATAAGCTTTTCATCCATGATGAAGAAGGTACCTTCCTTGAGGCATACACAACCAACCCTGATGGGTACATGGCACCCAAAGAATCATTTTTAGGGAAAAAGATAAGTGATATTTTCCCAAAAGAGATTGCGGAGTTAAACCTTAGCTACCTGAGAAAGTGCCTTCACAAGAGAGAGCCGGTGTCTCATGAGTTCTCTACCGATTACAAAGGGACCTACTCCACATTTGAGGTCAGCATTGTCCCGTTTATGGAAAAACTGGCCATTCGTTTTGTGAGAGACATCACAAAAAGCAAAGAAAATGAAAGGGAGATCTCTAAACTGAACAAAGCGATTGACAAGAGTCCCATTGCCATTGTCATCACCGATCCAAAAGGAACAATAAGCTATGCCAGTAGAGCATTTGAGACAATTACAGGTTATTCAAATGACGAAGTGCTGGGTGAAAACATGCGAATCCTGAAATCAGGTGAGAATTCGAAGCAGTTGTACACTAAAATGTGGAAATCTATTGAATCGGGTAAGAAATGGGAAGGTGAGCTGATCAACAGAAAGAGAGACGGAAAGAAATACTGGGAATCAATTTCAATTACCCCCCTGTATGAAAAAGAAGGCCAGATTACCGGTTATCTGGCAGTACAACAGGATATCACCGAGAAGAAAAAGAGTGAACAGAAGATCCTGGAACTGAACAGCAGCCTTGAACGCAGGATCGCAGAACGCACAGCCGAACTGCAGGAGAACCAGGACAAGCTGATGCTAAGCCAGAAAATTTCTCAGATGGGCATCTGGGAATTCAATACAAAGACTGACGAGGTGAAGTGGTCAGAAGAAACATACAAGATTTTTGAACGTTCCCCTGATAAAAAACCTCATTCATTCAAGGAGTTCCTTGACAGTATATATCCCGAAGACAGGGAGCGATTTGTAAACAGTGCCTACTCAATGTCGATGGGTGAAAATATCATTACGCACACCCTCCGTCACTACACCGATAAGGGGAATCTTATATGGGTGAAATATTATATCAAAGGGGATTTAAAGAAAGGAGAAGCACACCAGTTCCTGGGAACCCTACTGGATATCACTGCAGAGAAGAAGATACAGTTACAACTGCAGGAGGCGGTGCACGAGGCGGAAGAGGCCAACAAGGCGAAAAGCATCTTCCTGGCCAACATGAGCCACGAGATCCGAACCCCGCTGAACGCGATCAACGGATTCTCGGAGATCCTCTACAACACGATAGAGGATGAGAAAAGGCGTTCGCAGGTTGCTTCCATCCGCAACAGCGGACGCAACCTGCTGAGAATCATCAACGACATCCTGGATCTCTCGAAAGTGGAAGCGGGGAAGATCGTGATCGAACGGAAACCGATCAATCTGATGCAGGTGGTTGGGGATGTGTGCGGCATGTTCGAGACCACTGTCGCGGAGAAAAAACTGCTCCTGACAATTGCGTCTGACATCGACTCAACCCTACCACTGCTGATGGATGAAATACGCTTGCGCCAGATCCTCTTCAACCTGGTGGGGAATGCCATCAAGTTCACGGCTGAAGGCGGTGTGACTGTTGATATCACGCACGAACAGAAAGAGGAAAACCTGGTGGATTTGAAGATTTGCATCTCTGACACCGGGATGGGCATATCGGAAGACCAGCTGGAGGCGATCTTTGAACCTTTTGTCCAACAAGAGGGACAGGCTCATAAGTACTATGGCGGAACCGGGCTGGGGTTTACCATCAGCCGGAGGATGGCTGAGGCCATGAACGGGAAGATCACCGTGCAGAGCACGCTGAACGAAGGGTCCGAGTTCACCCTCATTTTCAGGGATATCGCAAAAGCAACTTACATACCGGAGAAGAGTGAAAAGAGTTTCCATGATTACATGGAGACCCGGTTCGAAGAGAGCACCATCCTGATTGTGGATGACATTGAAGACAACAGAAAACTGCTGCTCGATGCACTGGAACATACCGGAGCCCGCCTGCTGGAGGCCCAAAATGGCTTGCAGGCGGTTGAGACAGCTACAAAGGAGAAGCCCGACCTGATCCTGATGGACAAACGCATGCCGGTGATGAATGGCAAGAAGGCTTGTAAAATGTTGAAAGAAAACCCCGCAACGGCAAACATCATTTGCATCGGGGTGTCGGCAACCATAAGGATCGGCAATGACGAGAGCGCTTCCCACCAGCTGTTCGATGAGAACATCCTGAAACCGATCTCTTACGAGAAGCTTTTTGAGATTCTAATCAAATATCTGAAGAACACCCAGCAGACAACACGACCGGCACCTGAGAAGCGTGAAGCGTTGACGGCGGCAGAGCAGGAGTGGTCGGATGCATTGAAGCAGCATGCCCGGGAAGAGTTGCTTCCCCTCTACCGGCAGGTGATGAGCACACAGCTGATGGACGAGATGGAAGATTTTGGCAGGGGCTGA